TCAGGCTCCATTCATGGGGATCGTGCGACATTTCCATATTCAAAAGTAGTCGAATTCGGCGGTTTCAACCGTGAGGGAGTCAGAATTTTGAAGTTTTTGGACTAACTTGGAGGTCTCTGGGAGCCAAATATTCTCAGAATTATCCAAATGAGTTCCAATCAAGCAGTTGCGATATTGATCACGGGATTGCCCGGGTCTGGCAAGACCTATTTTGCCAAACATTTTGCGCCCGCGATCAATGCCGCCTATTTCAGTTCAGACATCATGCGCAAGTCCAAGGCGCCTGATCATACCTATTCGATTTCCGAGAAACATCATGTCTATGCTGCCTTGCTGGAACGGATGGAACATTCCCTGCGTGCAGGCCAAACAGTGGTCATTGATGCGACTTTTTTCTTGGAAAGTCTTCGCGATGAATTCAACAAAGTCGCCAAAACCACCCATTCCAAAGTGCGCTGGATTGAAGTGCGGGCCAATAAATCTGTCATCCGCGACCGGCTTTCCAAGCCTAGAGAAGACAGCGAGGCCGACTACGGAGTTTATTTGAAGTTGCGGGACCAATATCAACCGCTCAAGGAAAGGCATTTGGTCCTCCATTCCGACAAATACACTTTGGATG
This genomic window from Bacteroidota bacterium contains:
- a CDS encoding ATP-binding protein, coding for MSSNQAVAILITGLPGSGKTYFAKHFAPAINAAYFSSDIMRKSKAPDHTYSISEKHHVYAALLERMEHSLRAGQTVVIDATFFLESLRDEFNKVAKTTHSKVRWIEVRANKSVIRDRLSKPREDSEADYGVYLKLRDQYQPLKERHLVLHSDKYTLDEMIEKAKDWMEEEI